The proteins below are encoded in one region of Micromonospora pisi:
- a CDS encoding DUF4244 domain-containing protein, with protein sequence MNTAEYAVGTLAAVAFAGILLKVLSSGNVQSALTAVIDRALK encoded by the coding sequence CGAGTACGCCGTCGGCACGCTCGCCGCCGTCGCGTTCGCCGGGATCCTGCTGAAGGTTCTCTCCTCCGGCAACGTCCAGTCCGCCCTGACCGCCGTCATCGACCGGGCGCTGAAGTGA
- a CDS encoding TadE family type IV pilus minor pilin, protein MIRRRWADHDRGSFTAELAAGLPALVLLLLAGLTAVGAVTVKAQCVDAAREAALAASRGEPGVPAGAGSAPPGATVSVTVVGERAVATVRAPIRAFGTRLPRLTVTATAVAAVEPGEPEPLS, encoded by the coding sequence GTGATCCGGCGCCGGTGGGCCGACCACGACCGGGGTTCGTTCACCGCTGAGTTGGCGGCCGGTCTGCCGGCGCTGGTGCTGCTGCTTCTCGCCGGGCTCACCGCCGTCGGTGCGGTGACCGTCAAGGCGCAGTGTGTGGACGCGGCCCGGGAGGCGGCGCTCGCCGCCTCCCGGGGCGAACCCGGGGTGCCGGCCGGTGCCGGGTCGGCCCCGCCGGGGGCCACCGTCTCGGTCACCGTCGTGGGCGAGCGGGCGGTCGCGACCGTACGCGCACCGATCCGCGCCTTCGGCACCCGACTGCCCCGGCTGACCGTCACCGCGACAGCGGTGGCGGCGGTCGAACCGGGTGAACCGGAGCCGTTGTCGTGA
- a CDS encoding Rv3654c family TadE-like protein codes for MSGPKPAGAVVVSGRRRVARDRGSASLWLLAVGLTLVMAGMAGAAVGAARVAKHQARVAADFGALAGAARTLEGPAVACARAADLVSANGGRIVDCAVDGLDLQLVVELTAHPLPGLTRVARATARAGPIRA; via the coding sequence GTGAGCGGACCGAAGCCGGCCGGAGCCGTTGTCGTGAGCGGGCGGAGGAGAGTGGCACGGGACCGGGGGAGCGCGTCGCTGTGGCTGCTCGCAGTGGGGTTGACGCTGGTCATGGCTGGAATGGCCGGGGCGGCCGTCGGCGCGGCCCGGGTGGCGAAACACCAGGCGAGGGTGGCGGCCGACTTCGGTGCCCTGGCCGGCGCCGCCCGTACGCTCGAAGGCCCGGCGGTGGCCTGTGCCCGCGCCGCCGACCTGGTCTCCGCCAACGGTGGCCGGATCGTCGACTGTGCGGTGGACGGCCTCGACCTGCAACTCGTGGTCGAGCTGACGGCCCATCCGCTACCCGGACTGACCCGGGTCGCCCGAGCTACCGCCCGAGCCGGCCCCATCCGAGCCTGA
- a CDS encoding DEAD/DEAH box helicase yields MTTSATVSAEAEQPGPPGGPTPTPAELLHRLRARTRHDPVTHVERVPASAGQAVPWPGWVPEPLRAALVGRGVVAPWQHQAEAADLAYGGQHVIVATGTGSGKSLAYQLPALATLLTDPRATVLYLAPTKALAADQLRAVAALDLDGVRPASYDGDTPRAEREWIRKHSRFVLTNPDMLHHGILPGHANWATFLRRLSFVVVDECHTYRGVFGSHVSHVLRRLRRQTARYGRTVAGVPQSPVFVLASATSGDPANAAERLTGLPVTAVTEDTSPRGGVTFALWEPPLLPPPPDAVDVTEAEPVRRSALRETADLLSDTVAAGVRTLAFVRSRRGAEVVASSARRSLDEAVPGLGKRVAAYRAGYLREDRRKLERALLHGDLLGLASTNALELGVDLVGLDAVLICGWPGTRASLWQQAGRAGRSGGEALAVLVARDDPLDTYLVHHPEALFGRPVEATVLDPANPYVLGPQLCCAAAEAPLTEADLPLFGRGAAEAVEALVEAGALRRRPTGWYWRHTGRPDVDLRGTGGTPIAVVESATGRLLGTVDPGSSHFMLHTGAVYLHQGVSYVVDDLDLADACALVHAEEPDWSTHARDVTSLGVVSVRSYRDAGPVGLFLGEVDVTSQVVSYQRRRLATGEVIDTRPLDLPARELRTVAVWFTVSLNALVGAGVEVADVPGALHAAEHAAIGLLPLIATCDRWDIGGLSTGIHPDTGAPTVFVYDGHPGGAGFAERAYHAATEWLRATRDAISECGCESGCPSCVQSPKCGNGNNPLAKAEAVKVLDVVLANLSKDSD; encoded by the coding sequence GTGACCACCTCAGCCACAGTATCGGCAGAGGCCGAGCAGCCCGGACCCCCCGGTGGTCCGACGCCGACTCCGGCCGAGCTGCTGCATCGGCTGCGCGCGCGTACCCGGCACGATCCGGTCACCCATGTCGAGCGGGTGCCGGCCAGCGCCGGGCAGGCGGTGCCGTGGCCCGGCTGGGTGCCCGAGCCGCTGCGGGCGGCGCTCGTCGGGCGCGGCGTGGTCGCACCGTGGCAGCACCAGGCCGAGGCGGCCGACCTGGCGTACGGCGGCCAGCACGTGATCGTCGCCACCGGCACCGGGTCGGGCAAGTCGCTGGCGTACCAGTTGCCGGCGCTGGCCACCCTGCTCACCGACCCTCGCGCGACGGTGCTCTACCTGGCCCCGACCAAGGCGCTCGCCGCCGACCAGTTGCGCGCCGTCGCCGCCCTGGACCTCGACGGGGTACGCCCGGCCAGTTACGACGGCGACACCCCGCGCGCCGAGCGGGAGTGGATCCGCAAGCACTCCCGGTTCGTCCTGACCAACCCGGACATGCTGCACCACGGCATCCTGCCCGGACACGCGAACTGGGCGACCTTCCTGCGCCGGCTCTCCTTCGTCGTGGTCGACGAGTGCCACACGTACCGGGGCGTCTTCGGCTCGCACGTGTCGCACGTACTGCGCCGACTGCGCCGGCAGACCGCGCGGTACGGCCGGACCGTCGCCGGGGTGCCGCAGTCGCCGGTGTTCGTACTCGCCTCGGCGACCTCGGGAGACCCGGCGAACGCCGCCGAACGGCTGACCGGGCTGCCAGTGACGGCAGTCACCGAGGACACGTCACCCCGGGGCGGGGTGACGTTCGCCCTCTGGGAGCCGCCGCTGCTGCCGCCTCCGCCGGACGCGGTCGACGTCACCGAGGCCGAACCGGTCCGTCGCTCCGCTCTGCGGGAGACCGCCGACCTGCTCAGCGACACCGTCGCCGCCGGGGTGCGTACCCTCGCCTTCGTCCGGTCCCGGCGCGGCGCCGAGGTGGTGGCGAGCAGCGCCCGGCGGTCACTGGACGAGGCCGTGCCCGGCCTCGGCAAGCGGGTCGCCGCCTACCGGGCCGGTTACCTGCGCGAGGACCGGCGCAAACTGGAACGTGCGCTGCTGCACGGGGACCTGCTCGGGCTCGCCTCGACCAACGCGCTGGAACTCGGGGTCGACCTGGTCGGGCTGGACGCGGTGCTGATCTGCGGCTGGCCGGGAACCCGGGCCTCGCTCTGGCAGCAGGCCGGGCGGGCGGGACGTTCCGGCGGCGAGGCGCTGGCCGTACTGGTGGCCCGGGACGACCCACTCGACACCTACCTGGTACACCATCCGGAGGCGTTGTTCGGGCGGCCGGTCGAGGCGACCGTGCTCGACCCGGCGAACCCGTACGTGCTCGGCCCGCAGTTGTGCTGCGCCGCCGCCGAGGCCCCGCTCACCGAGGCCGACCTGCCACTGTTCGGTCGGGGTGCGGCGGAGGCGGTGGAGGCCCTGGTCGAGGCGGGTGCGTTGCGTCGACGCCCGACGGGTTGGTACTGGCGGCACACCGGGCGGCCGGACGTGGACCTGCGCGGCACCGGCGGTACGCCGATCGCGGTGGTCGAGTCGGCCACCGGCCGGCTGCTCGGCACCGTCGACCCGGGCTCGTCCCACTTCATGCTGCACACCGGGGCGGTCTACCTGCACCAGGGCGTCTCGTACGTGGTCGACGACCTGGACCTGGCGGACGCCTGCGCGCTGGTGCACGCCGAGGAGCCGGACTGGTCCACCCACGCCCGTGACGTCACCTCGCTGGGGGTGGTGTCGGTCCGCTCCTACCGGGACGCCGGGCCGGTCGGGCTCTTCCTCGGCGAGGTCGACGTGACCAGCCAGGTGGTGTCGTACCAGCGGCGGCGGCTCGCCACCGGCGAGGTGATCGACACCCGGCCGCTGGACCTGCCGGCCCGGGAGCTGCGTACGGTCGCGGTCTGGTTCACCGTGTCACTGAACGCGCTGGTGGGGGCCGGGGTGGAGGTGGCCGACGTACCGGGTGCGCTGCACGCGGCCGAGCACGCCGCGATCGGCCTGCTACCGCTGATCGCGACCTGCGACCGGTGGGACATCGGCGGGCTCTCCACCGGGATCCATCCGGACACCGGGGCGCCTACGGTCTTCGTCTACGACGGACACCCGGGCGGAGCGGGTTTCGCCGAGCGGGCCTATCACGCGGCCACCGAGTGGTTGCGGGCGACGCGGGACGCGATCAGCGAGTGCGGCTGCGAGTCCGGTTGCCCGTCCTGTGTGCAGTCGCCGAAGTGCGGTAACGGCAACAACCCGTTGGCCAAGGCGGAGGCGGTGAAGGTGCTGGACGTGGTGCTGGCGAACCTCTCCAAGGATTCCGACTGA
- a CDS encoding STAS domain-containing protein, whose translation MELSLTTRTIAEHAVLEVGGEVDVYTAPRLRERLVEMVDGGARQVVVDLGRVDFLDSTGLGVLVGALKRLRAVGGSFGLVCDKEPLLKIFRITALDQVFPLYPSIEAATAPGAANPTA comes from the coding sequence ATGGAGCTGTCGCTGACGACCCGTACCATCGCCGAGCACGCGGTGCTGGAGGTCGGTGGCGAGGTGGACGTCTACACCGCCCCCCGACTCCGGGAACGGCTGGTCGAGATGGTCGACGGAGGTGCCCGGCAGGTCGTGGTCGACCTGGGGCGGGTGGACTTCCTCGACTCCACCGGCCTGGGCGTGCTGGTCGGGGCGCTGAAGCGGCTGCGTGCGGTCGGTGGCAGCTTCGGTCTGGTCTGTGACAAGGAACCACTGCTCAAGATCTTCCGGATCACCGCGCTCGACCAGGTGTTCCCGCTCTACCCGTCGATCGAAGCGGCGACCGCGCCGGGCGCGGCGAACCCCACCGCCTGA
- a CDS encoding ATP-binding protein yields MMSTVRLSFSPAPVHVRTARLVGVAVARRAGVAEELLDEVRLAIGEACTRAVALHRQYGLTDLVQVEMSDGGPYTVRVTDRAPIEAGLGLAALPPDELADESLTDEALTVGVGFALLAGFVEDLQVRPVDEGIGTEVRMVWPVGR; encoded by the coding sequence CTGATGTCCACCGTCCGTTTGTCCTTCTCCCCGGCGCCGGTGCATGTCCGCACCGCGCGCCTCGTCGGGGTCGCGGTCGCCCGCCGGGCCGGGGTCGCCGAGGAGTTGCTCGACGAGGTACGGCTCGCCATCGGTGAGGCGTGCACCCGGGCGGTGGCCCTGCACCGCCAGTACGGCCTGACCGACCTGGTGCAGGTGGAGATGTCCGACGGCGGCCCCTACACCGTCCGGGTGACCGACCGGGCGCCGATCGAGGCCGGACTGGGTCTGGCCGCGCTTCCCCCGGACGAACTGGCCGATGAGTCGTTGACCGACGAGGCGCTCACCGTCGGCGTGGGCTTCGCCCTGCTCGCCGGATTTGTCGAAGATCTTCAGGTGCGCCCCGTGGATGAGGGAATCGGCACCGAGGTTCGGATGGTCTGGCCGGTCGGCCGCTGA
- a CDS encoding sodium-translocating pyrophosphatase: MSTTFAAESGGLSLSGANLSYVIIAAVIALVALGFAATLTKAVLATGRGTPNMQEIAAAVQEGASAYLFRQFRTLAIFVVLAVVLLFLLPVHQTDGSETLVKIGRSAFFVVGAVFSAFIGGAGMALATRANLRVAAAAREHQGGREKAMQIAFRTGGVVGFLTVGLGLFGAAMVVVLFRADAPTVLEGFGFGAALLAMFMRVGGGIFTKAADVGADLVGKVEQGIPEDDPRNAATIADNVGDNVGDCAGMAADLFESYAVTLVAALILGRAAFGETGLVFPLIVSTIGVIVAIVGVFITRLRASDRSGLTAINRAFYASAVLSAILVAAMSFVYLKPTWSELLGDGWRTQLGVEGELPLGPQWFAIGAVAIGIVLAAAIQALTGYFTETNKRPVQDIGKSSLTGPATVVLAGISIGLESAVYSALLIAGGVFGAFLLGGSSITLSLFAVALAGTGLLTTVGVIVAMDTFGPISDNAQGIAEMSGDIDEQGGRTLTELDAVGNTTKAITKGIAIATAVLAATALFGSYTDTLRAAYADAGVNDVAGEILAALNVANPRNLVGLIIGAAVVFLFSGLAINAVSRSAGAVVLEVRRQFRDLPGIMDRTQRPEYGKVVDICTRDAQRELVTPGLLAVLAPIAVGFGLGPGALASYLAGAIGAGTLMAVFLANSGGAWDNAKKLVEDGAHGGKGSSAHEATIIGDTVGDPFKDTAGPAINPLIKVMNLVSLLIAPAVVAWSVGADRNTPLRITVALVAVAIVVAAVIYSKRKPVAMSDDESGPGASSEPRPETITA; this comes from the coding sequence ATGTCCACGACCTTCGCCGCCGAAAGCGGCGGGTTGTCCCTCAGCGGTGCGAACCTGTCGTACGTCATCATCGCCGCGGTTATCGCGTTGGTGGCGCTCGGCTTCGCCGCCACCTTGACCAAAGCGGTCCTGGCGACCGGTAGGGGCACCCCAAACATGCAGGAGATCGCGGCAGCGGTCCAGGAGGGCGCCTCGGCGTACCTCTTCCGGCAGTTCAGAACCCTCGCCATCTTCGTCGTACTCGCGGTGGTCCTGCTCTTCCTGCTGCCGGTGCACCAGACCGACGGCAGCGAGACGCTGGTGAAGATCGGCCGCTCGGCGTTCTTCGTCGTCGGCGCCGTGTTCAGCGCCTTCATCGGTGGCGCCGGCATGGCGCTGGCCACCCGCGCCAACCTGCGGGTGGCCGCCGCTGCCCGGGAGCATCAGGGCGGCCGGGAAAAGGCCATGCAGATCGCCTTCCGGACCGGTGGCGTGGTCGGCTTCCTCACCGTCGGCCTCGGCCTGTTCGGCGCGGCGATGGTCGTCGTGCTGTTCCGGGCCGACGCGCCGACCGTGCTGGAGGGCTTCGGCTTCGGTGCCGCCCTGCTGGCCATGTTCATGCGGGTCGGCGGCGGCATCTTCACCAAGGCCGCCGACGTCGGCGCCGACCTGGTCGGCAAGGTCGAGCAGGGCATTCCGGAGGACGACCCGCGTAACGCGGCGACCATCGCCGACAACGTCGGGGACAACGTCGGCGACTGCGCGGGCATGGCCGCCGACCTGTTCGAGTCGTACGCGGTCACGCTGGTCGCCGCACTGATCCTCGGCCGGGCCGCGTTCGGTGAGACCGGGCTGGTCTTCCCGCTGATCGTCTCCACCATCGGGGTGATCGTGGCGATCGTCGGGGTCTTCATCACCCGGCTGCGCGCCTCGGACCGCTCCGGGCTGACCGCGATCAACCGGGCGTTCTACGCCTCCGCGGTGCTCTCGGCGATCCTGGTCGCGGCGATGTCCTTCGTGTACCTCAAGCCGACCTGGAGCGAACTGCTCGGCGACGGCTGGCGTACCCAGCTCGGCGTGGAGGGCGAACTGCCGCTCGGGCCGCAGTGGTTCGCCATCGGCGCGGTTGCCATCGGCATCGTGCTCGCCGCCGCGATCCAGGCGCTGACCGGCTACTTCACCGAAACCAACAAGCGGCCGGTGCAGGACATCGGCAAGAGCTCGCTGACCGGCCCGGCGACCGTCGTACTCGCCGGCATCAGCATCGGGCTGGAGTCGGCCGTCTACTCCGCGCTGCTCATCGCGGGTGGGGTCTTCGGCGCGTTCCTGCTCGGCGGCAGCTCGATCACGCTCTCCCTGTTCGCCGTGGCGCTCGCCGGGACCGGCCTGCTCACCACCGTCGGCGTGATCGTGGCGATGGACACCTTCGGCCCGATCTCCGACAACGCCCAGGGGATCGCCGAGATGTCCGGCGACATCGACGAGCAGGGTGGCCGTACCCTCACCGAACTGGACGCGGTCGGCAACACCACCAAGGCGATCACCAAGGGAATCGCGATCGCCACGGCGGTACTCGCCGCGACCGCGCTCTTCGGGTCGTACACCGACACCCTGCGGGCGGCGTACGCCGACGCCGGGGTGAATGACGTGGCCGGCGAGATCCTCGCCGCGCTCAACGTGGCGAACCCGCGCAACCTGGTCGGCCTGATCATCGGTGCGGCGGTGGTCTTCCTCTTCTCGGGGTTGGCCATCAACGCGGTCTCCCGTTCGGCCGGTGCGGTGGTGCTGGAGGTACGCCGCCAGTTCCGCGACCTGCCCGGGATCATGGACCGGACCCAGCGCCCCGAGTACGGCAAGGTCGTCGACATCTGCACCCGGGACGCCCAGCGGGAGCTGGTCACCCCGGGCCTGTTGGCGGTCCTCGCCCCGATCGCGGTCGGTTTCGGCCTCGGGCCGGGCGCGTTGGCGTCCTACCTGGCGGGTGCGATCGGCGCCGGCACCCTGATGGCGGTTTTCCTGGCCAACTCCGGTGGTGCCTGGGACAACGCCAAGAAGCTGGTCGAGGACGGTGCGCACGGTGGCAAGGGCTCCAGCGCGCACGAGGCGACCATCATCGGTGACACCGTCGGTGACCCCTTCAAGGACACCGCCGGTCCGGCGATCAACCCGCTGATCAAGGTGATGAACCTGGTCTCGTTGCTGATCGCGCCGGCTGTGGTCGCGTGGAGCGTGGGCGCTGACCGGAACACTCCGTTGCGGATCACGGTCGCGCTGGTCGCCGTCGCGATCGTGGTGGCTGCGGTGATCTACAGCAAGCGCAAGCCGGTCGCCATGTCGGATGACGAATCGGGCCCCGGTGCCAGCTCCGAGCCCCGCCCGGAGACCATCACCGCCTGA
- the topA gene encoding type I DNA topoisomerase, with translation MPSNAKSTRLVIVESPAKAKTISGYLGPGYIVEASLGHVRDLPRNAADVPAKYKKEPWARLGVDVDHGFTALYVVSADRKQQIAKLTKLAKEVDEVYLATDEDREGEAIAWHLVETLKPRVPVKRMVFHEITRPAIQAAVANPREIDRDLVDAQEARRILDRLYGYEVSPVLWKKVMPRLSAGRVQSVATRIVVERERQRMAFRTAEYWDILATLAVRDAGEGPRTFHATLIGLNGDRIATGRDFEPTTGKVKPGAGVTHLDGDGARGLAARLDGRPFTVTRVEEKPYRRRPYAPFITSTLQQEAARKLRFSSQQTMRTAQRLYENGYITYMRTDSVNLSETAIAAARRQIAELYGERNVPPEPRRYTGKVKNAQEAHEAIRPAGDHFRTPGELANELSGEEFRLYELIWRRTIASQMTDAVGSSVSVRIRAVTEAGEEADFGATGKTITDPGFLRAYVESSDDENAEAEDAERRLPTLVKDQPLTADELAATGHTTQPPARYTEASLVKALEELGIGRPSTYASIMQTIQDRGYVFKRGQALIPSFLAFAVVGLLEGHYPRLVDYNFTAAMENELDEIAGGDHAAVDFLTSFYFGSDVAGNDSVARSGGLKKMVTENLSEIDARSVNSIPLFRDDEGRDVVVRVGRYGPYLQRTLPGPEVQAPTAPAPEGEGEAGTTEDGGPAGDRVSLPEGVAPDELTPEKVNEFFLGGGGERKLGEHPETGEPILLKSGRFGPYVSSGDRKSSLLKSQSPDDISLTEALRLLSLPRVVGLAPDGAEVLAAAGRYGPYVKQGDEFRSLDSEDKIFTVTLEEALALLAAPKARQRRAAAPPLREMGADPLTEKPLVIKDGRFGPYVTDGEFNASLRRGQTPEALTLEEASEMLAEKRAKGPAPKKKAAAKKAPAKKAAGAAEPTAAKKTAAKKAAPRKAAPKKATAAKSTTATKATKKAAPAKVTDRSE, from the coding sequence GTGCCGAGTAACGCCAAGAGCACCCGTCTGGTCATCGTCGAGTCACCGGCGAAGGCCAAGACGATCTCGGGCTATCTCGGCCCGGGTTACATCGTTGAGGCCAGCCTGGGGCACGTCCGTGACCTGCCACGCAACGCCGCCGACGTGCCCGCCAAATACAAGAAGGAACCGTGGGCCCGGCTCGGCGTCGACGTCGACCACGGGTTCACCGCGCTCTACGTCGTCTCCGCCGACCGCAAGCAGCAGATCGCCAAGTTGACCAAGTTGGCCAAGGAGGTGGACGAGGTCTACCTCGCCACCGATGAGGACCGCGAGGGCGAGGCGATCGCCTGGCACCTGGTCGAGACCCTCAAGCCCCGGGTCCCGGTCAAGCGGATGGTCTTCCACGAGATCACCCGGCCGGCGATCCAGGCGGCGGTGGCCAACCCCCGCGAGATCGACCGCGACCTGGTGGACGCCCAGGAGGCCCGCCGCATCCTCGACCGGCTGTACGGCTACGAGGTCTCGCCGGTGCTCTGGAAGAAGGTCATGCCGAGACTGTCGGCCGGCCGGGTCCAGTCGGTGGCCACCCGGATCGTGGTCGAACGGGAGCGGCAGCGGATGGCGTTCCGCACCGCCGAGTACTGGGACATCCTCGCCACTCTCGCGGTACGTGACGCAGGTGAGGGACCGCGTACGTTCCACGCCACCCTGATCGGGCTCAACGGCGACCGGATCGCCACCGGTCGGGACTTCGAACCGACCACCGGCAAGGTGAAGCCGGGCGCCGGGGTGACCCACCTCGACGGTGACGGTGCCCGTGGGCTCGCCGCCCGCCTCGACGGGCGGCCGTTCACGGTCACCCGGGTCGAGGAGAAGCCCTACCGGCGCCGCCCGTACGCGCCCTTCATCACCTCGACCCTCCAGCAGGAGGCGGCCCGCAAGCTCCGTTTCTCGTCCCAGCAGACGATGCGCACCGCGCAGCGGCTGTACGAGAACGGCTACATCACCTATATGCGTACCGACTCGGTGAACCTGTCGGAGACCGCGATCGCCGCGGCCCGCCGGCAGATCGCCGAGCTGTACGGCGAGCGGAACGTGCCGCCGGAGCCGCGCCGCTACACCGGCAAGGTGAAGAACGCGCAGGAGGCGCACGAGGCGATCCGCCCCGCTGGCGATCACTTCCGCACCCCGGGTGAGCTGGCCAACGAACTCTCCGGTGAGGAGTTCCGGCTCTACGAGCTGATCTGGCGCCGGACGATCGCGTCGCAGATGACCGACGCGGTCGGCTCCAGCGTCTCGGTGCGCATCCGCGCGGTCACCGAGGCCGGTGAGGAGGCCGACTTCGGCGCCACCGGCAAGACCATCACCGACCCGGGCTTCCTGCGGGCGTACGTCGAGTCCTCCGACGACGAGAACGCCGAGGCCGAGGATGCCGAGCGGCGGCTGCCGACCCTGGTCAAGGACCAGCCGCTGACCGCCGACGAGCTGGCCGCGACCGGGCACACCACCCAACCGCCGGCCCGTTACACCGAGGCGTCGCTGGTCAAGGCGCTGGAGGAGCTGGGTATCGGGCGGCCGTCGACGTACGCCTCGATCATGCAGACCATCCAGGACCGGGGGTACGTCTTCAAGCGCGGTCAGGCGCTGATCCCGTCCTTCCTGGCGTTCGCGGTGGTCGGGCTCCTCGAAGGGCACTATCCGCGCCTGGTCGACTACAACTTCACTGCCGCGATGGAGAACGAGCTGGACGAGATCGCCGGTGGTGACCACGCGGCGGTCGACTTCCTCACCTCGTTCTACTTCGGCAGCGACGTGGCCGGGAACGACTCGGTGGCCCGCTCCGGTGGGCTGAAGAAGATGGTCACCGAGAACCTGAGCGAGATCGACGCGCGCAGCGTCAACTCGATCCCGCTGTTCCGGGACGACGAGGGACGCGACGTGGTGGTCCGGGTCGGCCGTTACGGGCCGTACCTCCAGCGCACCCTGCCTGGTCCGGAGGTGCAGGCGCCGACGGCGCCCGCCCCCGAGGGTGAGGGCGAGGCCGGTACGACCGAGGACGGCGGTCCGGCCGGTGACCGGGTGTCGCTTCCGGAGGGGGTCGCGCCGGACGAGCTGACCCCGGAGAAGGTCAACGAGTTCTTCCTCGGCGGTGGCGGCGAACGCAAGCTCGGCGAGCACCCGGAAACGGGCGAGCCGATCCTGCTCAAGTCCGGCCGCTTCGGCCCGTACGTCTCCAGTGGTGACCGGAAGTCGTCGCTGCTGAAGTCGCAGTCGCCGGACGACATCTCGCTCACCGAGGCGCTCCGGCTGCTCAGCCTGCCGCGTGTGGTCGGGCTCGCGCCGGACGGGGCGGAGGTGCTGGCCGCCGCCGGTCGCTACGGCCCGTACGTCAAGCAGGGCGACGAGTTCCGCTCGCTGGACTCCGAGGACAAGATCTTCACGGTGACGCTGGAGGAGGCGTTGGCGCTGCTGGCGGCGCCGAAGGCCCGGCAGCGTCGCGCCGCCGCGCCGCCGTTGCGGGAGATGGGTGCCGACCCGCTGACCGAGAAGCCGTTGGTGATCAAGGATGGCCGGTTCGGTCCGTACGTGACCGACGGGGAGTTCAACGCGTCGCTGCGACGGGGTCAGACCCCGGAGGCGCTGACCCTCGAAGAGGCTTCCGAGATGCTCGCCGAGAAGCGGGCCAAGGGGCCGGCGCCGAAGAAGAAGGCGGCGGCGAAGAAGGCCCCGGCGAAGAAGGCGGCCGGGGCGGCGGAGCCGACCGCGGCGAAGAAGACGGCGGCGAAGAAGGCGGCCCCGCGCAAGGCCGCGCCGAAGAAAGCCACCGCCGCGAAATCCACTACCGCTACCAAAGCGACCAAAAAGGCGGCCCCGGCGAAGGTGACCGACCGTTCCGAGTAA